A section of the Bacillus sp. HSf4 genome encodes:
- a CDS encoding nitrate/nitrite transporter, which yields MKLADLRKSGHAPSLLSSFLYFDVSFMIWVLLGALGVYITADFDLSPSQVGLIVAIPTLAGSVFRIVLGILTDRYGPKKTAIGGMFVTMIPLIWGWQFGSTIGELYVIGILLGVAGASFSASLPMASRWYPPHLQGLAMGIAGAGNSGTLLATLFGPRIAEHVGWNGVMGLALIPLTIVLFTYFLLAKEPPNQPKPKPIKEYFAVFKERDTWYFCLLYSVTFGGFVGLSNFLSYFFASQYSVPAVRAGEFVTLVVASGSCLRPVGGWIADKIGGVRLLQFLFVGVALCMFSVSMLPSLGVVTAALFIGMGCLGMGNGAIFQLVPQRFHKEIGMVTGIVGAAGGIGGFVLPNILGTLKQLTGTYSSGFLTFTIIAFLALGLLLLAQAGWRKQWKAEEKSIRI from the coding sequence TTGAAATTGGCGGATTTGCGGAAGAGCGGGCATGCTCCTTCCTTGTTGTCATCTTTTTTATATTTTGATGTCAGCTTTATGATTTGGGTATTGCTCGGGGCGCTCGGCGTTTATATAACGGCGGATTTTGACTTGTCGCCTTCACAAGTTGGATTGATTGTGGCCATCCCGACATTGGCCGGTTCTGTTTTCCGGATTGTTTTAGGCATTTTAACCGATCGCTACGGTCCGAAGAAGACGGCCATCGGCGGCATGTTTGTAACGATGATTCCGCTGATTTGGGGGTGGCAGTTCGGATCAACGATCGGCGAGCTGTATGTCATCGGCATTTTGCTGGGGGTGGCGGGAGCAAGCTTTTCTGCTTCCCTTCCAATGGCGAGCCGCTGGTATCCTCCCCACTTGCAGGGTCTTGCCATGGGGATAGCCGGGGCGGGAAACAGCGGCACACTGCTTGCCACACTGTTCGGTCCGCGCATTGCAGAGCATGTGGGCTGGAACGGTGTGATGGGGTTGGCGCTGATTCCGTTGACAATCGTGTTGTTTACCTACTTTTTGCTGGCGAAAGAGCCGCCAAATCAGCCAAAGCCAAAGCCGATCAAAGAATACTTTGCTGTCTTTAAAGAAAGGGATACATGGTATTTTTGCCTTTTGTACAGTGTGACATTCGGGGGATTTGTCGGCCTGTCAAACTTTTTAAGCTATTTCTTCGCGTCCCAGTATTCCGTCCCTGCGGTCAGGGCCGGCGAATTTGTAACGCTTGTGGTGGCCTCGGGAAGCTGCCTTCGCCCTGTCGGCGGCTGGATTGCCGACAAAATAGGCGGCGTGCGGCTGCTCCAGTTTCTGTTTGTCGGTGTGGCGCTTTGCATGTTCTCCGTCAGTATGCTGCCTTCGCTCGGGGTTGTCACGGCTGCCTTGTTTATCGGAATGGGCTGTCTCGGAATGGGAAACGGCGCGATATTCCAGCTTGTTCCCCAACGCTTCCATAAAGAAATCGGGATGGTGACAGGCATCGTCGGCGCTGCCGGAGGAATCGGCGGATTCGTTCTGCCGAATATTCTCGGAACGCTAAAACAACTAACCGGCACCTATTCAAGCGGCTTCCTCACCTTCACCATCATCGCTTTTTTAGCGCTTGGACTGCTATTACTCGCTCAAGCCGGCTGGAGAAAACAATGGAAAGCCGAAGAGAAATCGATACGGATTTAA
- a CDS encoding cysteine protease StiP family protein yields the protein MTNRVLTMGSYPASDVTFLLKDLSGLSIEKSTRERENLIQSGTHYSEMLPVEYKPTDEYMRLFYASLEDSKQKVAEAVAIVAEQIVQKRGLHTVLCSLARAGTPIGVLIKRYIEVKYDAALPHYSVSIIRDRGIDENALHYILEHHPGASVAFIDGWTGKGAITKELTRAVSDFNKAYGTALSSELAVLADPGYCSSLYGTREDFLIPSACLNSTVSGLVSRTVFNQKWIGKDDFHGAKFYEELLEEDVSNLYVDTIAAEFPALFKTAAETAALLMNHSEKPDWRGLASIATIQKAFGIDNTHLIKPGVGETTRVLLRRVPWKILIKPGSQKRLKHILLLAEDRGVPVEEYKDMSYSCCGLIRPVRRDI from the coding sequence ATGACCAATAGAGTTCTGACAATGGGGAGTTATCCCGCATCTGATGTGACATTTTTGTTAAAGGATCTTTCAGGCCTTTCGATCGAAAAAAGCACCCGTGAACGGGAAAACTTGATTCAAAGCGGCACACATTATTCAGAAATGCTGCCTGTTGAATATAAACCGACGGATGAATATATGAGGCTCTTTTATGCTTCGCTTGAAGACAGCAAGCAAAAGGTGGCCGAAGCCGTCGCGATTGTCGCTGAACAAATCGTTCAAAAACGGGGACTGCATACAGTACTGTGCAGCTTGGCACGGGCCGGGACGCCGATCGGTGTCTTGATTAAACGGTATATCGAAGTGAAATACGATGCAGCGCTTCCTCATTACAGCGTCTCAATCATCCGTGACAGGGGAATCGACGAAAATGCGCTTCATTACATTCTCGAACATCATCCCGGCGCTTCTGTCGCGTTTATTGACGGCTGGACTGGGAAAGGCGCGATTACAAAAGAATTGACGCGGGCTGTTAGCGATTTTAACAAAGCGTACGGAACAGCGCTTTCTTCTGAACTGGCGGTTTTGGCAGACCCGGGGTATTGTTCGTCTCTATACGGAACGAGGGAAGATTTTCTCATTCCAAGCGCCTGCTTGAATTCCACTGTATCCGGTCTTGTCAGCCGAACCGTTTTCAATCAAAAGTGGATTGGAAAAGACGATTTTCACGGAGCGAAATTTTATGAAGAGCTATTGGAGGAAGACGTGTCAAACCTCTATGTCGATACCATCGCCGCCGAATTTCCCGCCTTATTCAAAACAGCCGCGGAAACGGCGGCACTGCTGATGAATCATAGCGAAAAGCCGGATTGGCGCGGGCTGGCATCCATCGCAACCATACAAAAAGCGTTTGGCATTGACAACACGCATTTGATCAAGCCGGGTGTCGGTGAGACGACGAGAGTGCTGCTGCGCAGAGTGCCTTGGAAAATCTTGATCAAGCCCGGATCACAGAAACGGCTGAAACACATCTTGCTTCTGGCCGAAGACAGGGGCGTTCCGGTGGAAGAATACAAGGATATGTCCTACAGCTGCTGCGGATTGATCCGTCCGGTCAGGAGGGACATATGA
- a CDS encoding cytochrome c biogenesis protein CcdA, with protein MVTWWLAFGGGVLSFISPCCLPLYPSFISYITGISVSDLKDQNSKQMTRSVMIHAAAFLAGFSVIFYTLGFSASSLGLLFVKYQSLIRMLGGIFVAVMGLFLLGVFQPQFMMKERRFSFRKGKIGILNSMLVGVIFAAGWTPCIGPIFGTIAYANFQHPDPVQTLITVTAYSLGFAIPFLLMAFFIGKIKPFMKYSKLLMKIGGAIMVFIGVLLYTDKMIWLNIWFSDLTNLF; from the coding sequence ATGGTTACTTGGTGGTTGGCGTTCGGCGGCGGCGTTTTGTCGTTTATTTCCCCATGCTGCCTGCCGCTCTATCCTTCTTTTATTTCTTACATTACCGGAATTTCTGTCAGCGATTTAAAAGACCAAAACTCCAAACAGATGACTCGTTCTGTCATGATTCATGCAGCTGCCTTTTTGGCGGGGTTTTCCGTCATTTTTTACACGCTGGGTTTCTCCGCGAGCTCACTCGGCCTGCTGTTTGTCAAATATCAGAGCTTGATCCGCATGCTGGGCGGAATTTTCGTGGCTGTCATGGGGCTGTTTTTGCTCGGAGTCTTTCAGCCGCAATTCATGATGAAGGAAAGGCGGTTTTCGTTTAGAAAAGGGAAAATCGGCATATTGAATTCAATGCTGGTGGGAGTGATCTTTGCCGCAGGGTGGACGCCCTGTATCGGCCCGATTTTCGGCACGATCGCATATGCCAATTTTCAACATCCCGATCCGGTACAGACATTGATCACAGTTACCGCTTATTCATTGGGCTTTGCTATTCCTTTTTTGCTGATGGCATTTTTCATCGGAAAAATCAAACCGTTCATGAAATACTCGAAGCTGCTGATGAAAATCGGCGGCGCCATCATGGTCTTCATCGGGGTCCTTCTATATACAGACAAGATGATCTGGTTGAATATTTGGTTTTCGGATTTGACGAACCTGTTTTAG
- a CDS encoding HpcH/HpaI aldolase/citrate lyase family protein yields the protein MQYFHFLSPSQKEDIFFKQPGSVTKDSPKHILEHALGATLYVPGNRKDIADMITKQKYPELCSVVFCLEDSIGDCEVLQAENNLVSQADIIYQAQKLGTITSEVLPLMFIRVREPEQMLELGNKLGRALHLFTGFVFPKFSTFNAEHYLDTLSTLSKESGIALYGMPIFETPDLLVMETRIKALHELKETLVFYQDVILNIRIGATDLCGLYGLRRKPQTSIYDIMVIADFIKDMINYFGLQFVISGPVWEYFEDRSHTAASLSGRTSYWKTAAGGDLHLLNPYMDGLINETRLDLANGIHGKTVIHPTHLKPVQSMHVISIEEYLDAVSILESADGTRGIVKSSFSNKMNEIKPHLTWARKILLKSEIYGVYHENRSYMDILTAEKQLSNIESYGS from the coding sequence GTGCAATACTTTCATTTTTTATCCCCCTCTCAAAAAGAAGATATCTTTTTCAAACAGCCGGGGTCGGTGACGAAAGACTCTCCGAAACACATACTTGAGCATGCGCTCGGAGCAACGCTCTATGTTCCGGGAAACCGTAAAGATATTGCCGATATGATCACAAAGCAAAAATATCCCGAACTTTGTTCCGTTGTGTTTTGCCTTGAAGATTCGATCGGCGACTGCGAAGTTCTTCAGGCGGAAAACAATCTTGTCAGTCAGGCTGATATCATTTATCAGGCGCAAAAACTCGGGACCATCACGAGCGAGGTCCTGCCGTTGATGTTCATCCGCGTCCGCGAACCTGAACAAATGCTTGAATTGGGCAATAAGCTCGGACGTGCGCTTCACTTGTTTACCGGGTTTGTATTCCCTAAGTTCTCCACATTTAATGCTGAACACTATCTCGATACACTGTCTACATTATCAAAAGAGTCGGGCATTGCCTTATACGGGATGCCGATCTTTGAGACGCCTGATTTGCTTGTAATGGAAACAAGGATCAAAGCTTTGCACGAATTAAAAGAGACGCTTGTTTTTTATCAGGACGTCATTTTGAACATACGGATCGGCGCCACCGATCTGTGCGGTCTTTACGGATTAAGGAGAAAGCCGCAGACCTCGATTTATGACATTATGGTCATCGCCGATTTTATCAAAGACATGATCAATTATTTTGGATTGCAGTTTGTGATCTCCGGTCCTGTATGGGAGTATTTTGAAGATCGTTCACATACCGCCGCATCTCTTTCGGGACGGACTTCGTATTGGAAGACAGCAGCGGGCGGAGATCTGCACTTGCTCAATCCGTATATGGACGGGCTGATCAATGAAACACGCCTTGATCTCGCCAACGGCATCCATGGCAAAACTGTGATTCACCCGACACATCTCAAACCGGTGCAGAGCATGCATGTCATTTCAATTGAAGAGTACTTGGACGCCGTCAGCATTCTCGAAAGTGCGGACGGCACACGCGGTATTGTGAAAAGCTCTTTTTCCAACAAAATGAATGAAATCAAGCCGCACTTAACATGGGCGAGAAAAATACTGTTAAAGTCAGAGATATATGGGGTGTATCATGAAAACCGCAGCTACATGGACATACTTACCGCAGAAAAGCAGCTTTCAAATATTGAATCATATGGAAGTTGA
- a CDS encoding helix-turn-helix domain-containing protein: MIKIIDLTSRDILSSQQACEEWGIDSSTLRKRVHDFPVGTIRKFGTSYAVTRAGMCAVFGRKNDAQMKKGGTGERYES; the protein is encoded by the coding sequence ATGATTAAAATAATCGATCTCACCAGCCGCGACATTCTCAGTTCCCAGCAAGCCTGTGAAGAGTGGGGGATTGACTCGTCAACGCTCCGCAAAAGAGTACATGATTTTCCCGTGGGAACCATCAGGAAGTTCGGGACGAGCTATGCTGTGACAAGAGCCGGCATGTGTGCCGTCTTTGGAAGGAAAAATGACGCACAAATGAAGAAAGGGGGGACGGGTGAGCGCTATGAGTCATGA
- a CDS encoding TerC family protein: protein MDLFHHVISVYASFFDWGMWVEVLTDPVSWGLIGSLVVLEGLLSADNALVLAVMVKHLPEKQRKKALTYGLIGAYFFRFLFIGLGMILIKFWWIKLIGAAYLAWLVIKHFFIGEGDDESGAIKKDGWMVRVFGVFWATVISVELMDLAFSVDSILAAFAVSEKVWVLLIGGMLGILMMRTVAKFFLTLIDKVPELEATAFVLIGIIALKMAASVWHIEMPHSVFFIILIVAFAATFVIHYMNKQKAVKEQTAASKEE from the coding sequence GTGGATTTATTTCATCATGTTATATCAGTTTATGCTTCATTCTTTGATTGGGGCATGTGGGTCGAGGTGCTGACCGACCCTGTTTCCTGGGGGCTGATCGGCTCTCTCGTCGTGCTGGAAGGACTTTTATCAGCGGACAACGCCCTTGTTCTCGCCGTTATGGTCAAACACCTTCCGGAAAAACAGCGCAAAAAAGCGTTGACTTATGGATTGATCGGAGCATATTTCTTCAGATTCCTCTTTATCGGGCTCGGTATGATCCTGATCAAATTCTGGTGGATTAAGCTGATCGGTGCCGCCTATTTGGCGTGGCTCGTGATCAAGCATTTCTTTATCGGCGAAGGTGATGACGAATCCGGCGCCATCAAAAAAGACGGCTGGATGGTTCGCGTGTTCGGCGTTTTCTGGGCTACAGTCATCTCAGTTGAACTCATGGACCTGGCGTTTTCAGTTGACAGCATTCTTGCCGCATTTGCGGTGTCTGAAAAAGTCTGGGTGCTTTTGATCGGCGGAATGCTCGGGATCTTGATGATGCGTACTGTCGCGAAATTCTTCCTCACGCTGATTGATAAGGTGCCTGAATTGGAAGCAACCGCATTTGTTTTAATCGGAATCATCGCATTGAAAATGGCGGCCAGTGTATGGCACATTGAAATGCCGCACAGCGTGTTCTTCATCATTCTGATTGTTGCCTTTGCGGCTACATTTGTCATTCACTATATGAACAAACAAAAAGCCGTCAAAGAGCAAACGGCCGCTTCAAAAGAAGAATAA
- a CDS encoding YceG family protein — MSHDVNVQTAQFKDEEWKQVIHKPLTERTPYEKGSQLTISRVAGRILGTPHDETDYFIELHELYVSGRFHILSETLDKTIAPERFQAIQQIHMINQKEKGLSVNRFVAFLDGERLIADHSDPVMHRHLRKALIEVLQTFQSSHEKGFHDPDFRRVLLDLVKWMGNHLEKWLKEADIEKEMPKVVWYGDATKSQRYFLYYLMLIGCDVLIFHPEGKDQFQELDRDQRLSFVYTYPGVSAVEPFPTEKPQRKSTVAYRSTKELDTVLHNEDSLMYKPWQFREHTPVSVTLKTTYDELFLIAKERAFIRPNFKASKTTVEIPHLFAMVMGVSANEKEYWDRLQTLTEYKESHTIRRFPFTEEEKANYQFHYSDTLDQTGGIDPGRLMESHIWRYKHLPEGVQLGIAEAVSRMCKKPKLLPLNGEKTAEVQLYLFTQAVRLPQELVNLIQTFDYSQTVPKLILYHTEQSGALSRSDAVALLLLNEIGIDIIVYNPPGHKCIDHYIDDQLFDTHWLDEMSFNQEFREPSIVRKFINKIF, encoded by the coding sequence ATGAGTCATGATGTGAATGTTCAAACTGCACAGTTCAAAGATGAGGAATGGAAGCAGGTCATCCATAAGCCGCTTACAGAAAGAACCCCGTACGAAAAAGGCAGCCAGCTGACGATCAGCCGTGTGGCGGGGCGGATTCTCGGAACGCCCCATGATGAAACAGACTATTTTATTGAACTGCATGAGCTGTATGTGTCAGGGCGTTTTCATATATTGAGTGAAACGCTTGATAAAACGATTGCTCCGGAAAGGTTTCAGGCCATTCAGCAGATCCATATGATCAATCAGAAAGAAAAAGGGCTTTCCGTCAATCGGTTTGTCGCCTTTCTCGACGGTGAGCGGCTCATCGCCGATCATTCCGATCCAGTCATGCACCGGCATTTAAGGAAGGCGCTGATCGAAGTGCTGCAGACGTTTCAGTCTTCACATGAAAAGGGTTTTCATGACCCTGATTTCCGCCGGGTGCTTCTTGATCTTGTCAAATGGATGGGCAATCATCTTGAGAAATGGCTGAAAGAGGCCGATATTGAAAAAGAAATGCCGAAGGTGGTGTGGTACGGAGATGCAACAAAAAGCCAAAGGTATTTTTTATACTACTTGATGCTCATCGGGTGTGATGTGCTGATTTTTCACCCGGAGGGAAAGGATCAATTTCAGGAGCTGGACCGTGATCAACGGCTTTCTTTCGTCTATACGTATCCGGGAGTCTCTGCCGTTGAGCCGTTTCCGACAGAAAAACCGCAGCGCAAATCAACGGTGGCGTACCGGTCAACGAAGGAATTGGACACCGTGCTGCACAATGAAGACTCCCTGATGTATAAGCCGTGGCAATTCAGGGAGCACACGCCGGTTTCCGTCACATTGAAGACCACCTATGATGAACTGTTTTTAATTGCGAAAGAACGCGCTTTTATCCGGCCTAATTTTAAGGCGTCCAAAACAACGGTAGAGATTCCTCATTTATTTGCGATGGTCATGGGGGTCTCCGCCAATGAAAAGGAATACTGGGACCGTTTGCAGACATTGACGGAGTACAAGGAATCCCATACGATCAGGCGCTTTCCGTTTACAGAAGAAGAGAAGGCCAACTATCAATTCCATTACAGCGATACCCTTGACCAAACAGGCGGAATCGATCCCGGCCGGTTGATGGAAAGCCATATATGGCGTTACAAGCATTTGCCTGAGGGCGTACAGCTCGGCATCGCCGAAGCCGTGTCGAGAATGTGCAAAAAACCGAAGCTTTTGCCTTTAAACGGGGAAAAAACGGCGGAGGTGCAGCTGTATTTGTTTACACAGGCAGTCCGCCTTCCGCAAGAGCTTGTCAACCTCATTCAGACCTTTGACTATTCGCAGACCGTGCCAAAGCTGATTTTGTATCATACCGAACAGTCCGGCGCATTATCCAGATCGGACGCTGTGGCTCTGCTTCTTTTGAATGAAATCGGAATCGATATCATCGTTTATAATCCTCCGGGCCACAAATGCATCGATCATTATATTGATGATCAGCTGTTTGACACACACTGGCTTGATGAGATGTCATTCAATCAGGAGTTCAGGGAGCCATCGATCGTGCGAAAGTTCATCAATAAAATCTTTTAA
- a CDS encoding toxic anion resistance protein, with protein sequence MQMANETSIVNINKEEEISVEKAEDIRAKLRQEPEVQALAHQIDVKNQVALLEFGKEPALEISKFSDRILSMMRSNSVTDSGAMLTQLGKIMDRFDKNDFEEQKGFLSKIFKRGNSIIEKIFKKYQTLGGEIEKINVEINKYKDEMTKSTVTLDEMYENNLQYYVELEKYVVAGQMKIEELKQLLPEYEAKAASGNQMAQMELDTLRNGIQALEERVYDLDMARMVAIQTAPQIRLLQRGNTKLIGKINSAFIITIPIFKNGIIQAVTAKRQKLVADSMSELDRRTNEMLKRNAENISNQSVEIARMSGRPSIDIETIEQSWNTIVKGMQETKQIEDENKRLREEGAKRILELQDNMKKTALNG encoded by the coding sequence ATCCAAATGGCAAATGAAACAAGCATCGTCAATATCAATAAAGAGGAAGAGATCTCGGTTGAAAAAGCGGAGGATATCCGCGCCAAGCTGCGCCAGGAGCCAGAAGTTCAAGCCCTGGCCCATCAGATCGATGTGAAAAACCAGGTGGCGCTGTTAGAATTCGGGAAGGAGCCTGCACTTGAAATTTCCAAGTTCTCCGACCGCATTCTGTCGATGATGAGATCGAACAGTGTCACAGACTCGGGCGCCATGCTGACCCAGCTCGGCAAAATCATGGACCGCTTTGACAAGAATGATTTTGAAGAACAGAAAGGCTTTCTCTCTAAAATCTTCAAACGCGGAAACAGCATCATCGAGAAAATCTTTAAAAAGTATCAAACACTTGGCGGCGAAATTGAAAAAATCAACGTTGAAATTAACAAATATAAAGATGAAATGACGAAATCGACGGTCACGCTGGATGAAATGTATGAAAACAACCTCCAATACTATGTCGAACTGGAAAAATATGTTGTCGCCGGCCAAATGAAAATCGAGGAGCTGAAACAGCTGCTTCCAGAATATGAAGCGAAAGCGGCCAGCGGGAACCAAATGGCGCAGATGGAGCTCGACACCTTGAGAAACGGCATTCAGGCCCTCGAAGAACGGGTGTATGATCTGGACATGGCGCGGATGGTCGCGATTCAAACAGCACCGCAGATCCGCCTGTTGCAGCGCGGAAACACAAAGCTGATCGGAAAAATCAACTCCGCTTTCATCATCACGATTCCGATCTTCAAAAACGGCATCATCCAGGCTGTCACCGCCAAGCGCCAGAAGCTTGTCGCTGATTCAATGAGCGAACTCGACCGCCGCACAAATGAAATGCTGAAGCGCAATGCGGAGAACATTTCCAACCAGTCCGTCGAGATTGCGAGAATGTCAGGCAGACCAAGCATCGATATTGAAACGATCGAACAATCGTGGAACACGATTGTCAAAGGGATGCAGGAAACGAAACAGATCGAAGATGAAAACAAACGCCTGCGTGAAGAAGGAGCAAAACGGATTTTGGAGCTTCAGGACAATATGAAAAAAACCGCATTGAATGGTTGA
- a CDS encoding HAD family hydrolase translates to MKAFASDLDRTLIYSKKMIEAYGAETDYQLIETLEGKEISYISEKTKENLRKICENMLFIPVTTRTTEQYKRITLFQETIVPEYAITTNGGCILKNGMPIREWSGYIEKKLQSCMPISDMLEEIAKLPVSHAAERVRTAHHYFVYLIFAEENVCKINASAAKAWAADKGWQVSSQGRKLYFIPEPLNKWSAVDYLKRELKLEKVYAAGDSLLDFDLIAQADYGVSPAHGEVLHHDPDLNRTMRPGMKAADEITKHIVNLSSPSAKENIF, encoded by the coding sequence ATGAAAGCTTTCGCGAGTGATTTGGACAGAACATTGATTTATTCGAAAAAGATGATTGAAGCATATGGGGCAGAAACTGACTATCAGCTCATCGAAACCCTTGAAGGAAAAGAAATTTCCTATATTTCGGAGAAGACGAAGGAGAATCTTCGCAAGATCTGTGAAAACATGCTGTTTATTCCGGTCACGACCAGAACGACTGAGCAATACAAGAGAATCACTTTATTTCAGGAGACGATCGTTCCTGAATACGCGATTACAACCAATGGCGGCTGCATTTTAAAAAACGGCATGCCGATCAGGGAATGGTCCGGGTACATAGAAAAAAAGCTTCAATCCTGCATGCCGATCAGTGATATGCTGGAGGAAATCGCAAAGCTCCCGGTTTCTCATGCAGCAGAAAGAGTCAGAACAGCGCACCACTATTTTGTATATTTGATCTTTGCTGAGGAAAATGTGTGCAAAATCAACGCTTCCGCCGCCAAAGCATGGGCGGCGGATAAAGGGTGGCAGGTATCATCGCAGGGAAGAAAGCTTTATTTTATTCCGGAGCCGCTCAATAAATGGAGTGCGGTTGACTATTTGAAGCGCGAGCTCAAGCTTGAAAAAGTGTATGCGGCGGGAGATTCGCTGCTGGATTTTGATTTGATCGCACAAGCGGACTACGGTGTTTCACCCGCCCACGGAGAAGTGCTCCATCATGATCCCGATCTCAACAGGACAATGCGTCCGGGCATGAAAGCAGCGGATGAAATAACGAAGCATATTGTGAACCTCTCCAGTCCTTCGGCCAAAGAAAACATATTTTAG
- a CDS encoding phosphoribosyltransferase family protein — protein MEVELTITDNPLSIPPRALFEMAARVNKKRGFLFVSKILGKHIPVHPLKPLIASGLLAMEHAERTSGSLIDGKAALVSGLLEEDHELVKMAYDLLKKQRIKPAAPPLVIGFAETATALGHGVFDCLEGASFIHTTREALKDIESALVFEEEHSHAVDQRCYTDGPVFESDRPVILVDDEITTGKTALNIIRDIQKKHPRREYAVLSLLDWRSSEHKEAFRKAEAELGVTITTTSLLSGSVVFKGETLDRSHYDYHPHSDGGDLSIRHIDVGEEFTALPFAAEKTGRASFVKETGRFGISDHDQQAVEEACRKAGSRLQALRKGKRALCLGTGEFMYLPMKIAAFMGEGVSYQSTTRSPIHPSDRDQYAVKNGFCFPSPEDEDIRHYVYNLPKRGYDEVFIFVEKPVTKTSLQPLLEVFSDRKIENVTIVAFSKGSDLHDQ, from the coding sequence ATGGAAGTTGAGTTGACGATTACTGACAATCCGCTCTCCATTCCCCCGCGGGCATTATTTGAAATGGCGGCGAGGGTCAATAAAAAACGGGGGTTTTTGTTTGTCAGCAAAATCCTCGGCAAACACATACCGGTCCATCCATTAAAGCCGCTCATTGCATCAGGGCTTTTAGCGATGGAACACGCCGAGCGGACTTCCGGTTCGCTGATTGATGGGAAAGCCGCACTCGTATCAGGGCTGTTGGAAGAGGATCATGAGCTTGTGAAAATGGCTTACGATCTTCTAAAAAAGCAGCGCATCAAGCCTGCTGCACCTCCGCTTGTCATCGGGTTTGCCGAAACGGCGACAGCGCTTGGACATGGTGTGTTCGACTGTTTAGAAGGCGCGTCGTTTATTCATACGACAAGGGAGGCATTAAAGGATATCGAATCCGCCCTTGTGTTTGAAGAAGAGCATTCACACGCCGTTGATCAGCGCTGCTATACAGACGGGCCCGTGTTCGAAAGCGACAGACCCGTGATTTTAGTGGATGACGAAATCACCACCGGCAAAACGGCGCTGAACATCATCAGGGATATTCAGAAAAAGCATCCGCGCAGGGAATATGCCGTTCTTTCACTATTAGACTGGCGGTCTAGCGAGCATAAAGAAGCGTTCCGCAAAGCGGAAGCAGAGCTCGGCGTCACCATAACGACAACCTCATTGCTGTCAGGATCTGTTGTATTTAAAGGCGAAACGCTTGATCGGTCACACTATGATTATCATCCGCATAGCGATGGCGGAGACCTCTCCATCCGGCACATCGATGTTGGCGAAGAGTTCACAGCGCTCCCCTTTGCGGCAGAAAAAACAGGCAGGGCTTCATTTGTGAAAGAGACCGGCCGGTTTGGCATCTCCGATCATGATCAACAAGCGGTCGAGGAGGCCTGCCGAAAAGCGGGCAGCCGCCTTCAAGCGCTTCGAAAAGGGAAGCGTGCGCTTTGTTTAGGAACGGGAGAGTTTATGTATCTTCCTATGAAAATCGCAGCTTTCATGGGTGAAGGTGTTTCCTATCAATCAACGACGAGAAGCCCGATCCATCCATCTGACAGAGATCAATATGCCGTAAAAAACGGCTTTTGCTTTCCAAGCCCGGAGGATGAGGACATCAGACATTATGTCTACAACCTTCCAAAACGGGGCTATGATGAAGTGTTTATTTTTGTTGAAAAGCCTGTCACGAAAACGTCGCTGCAGCCGCTCCTAGAGGTTTTCAGTGATAGAAAAATAGAGAATGTCACCATTGTGGCTTTTTCTAAAGGAAGTGATCTTCATGACCAATAG
- a CDS encoding TerD family protein, protein MAIQLSKGQRIDLTKTNPGLTKALIGLGWDTNKYTGGADFDLDASAFLVDGNDKCVNDHDFVFYNNLEHPSGAVIHTGDNRTGEGEGDDEQILVEFSKIPAHVEKIGITVTIHDAESRRQNFGQVSNAFVRLVDDSTNEELLRFDLGEDFSIETAVVVCELYRNGSDWKFNAIGSGFSGGLASLCRNYGLQV, encoded by the coding sequence ATGGCTATTCAGTTATCTAAAGGACAGAGAATCGATTTAACGAAGACGAATCCGGGCTTAACAAAGGCATTGATCGGCTTAGGCTGGGATACAAACAAATACACAGGCGGAGCGGACTTTGACTTGGATGCTTCGGCATTTCTTGTCGACGGGAATGACAAATGTGTGAATGACCACGATTTTGTTTTTTACAACAATCTCGAGCATCCGAGCGGCGCTGTCATCCATACGGGTGACAACCGGACAGGCGAAGGGGAAGGCGATGATGAGCAGATCCTTGTCGAATTTTCCAAAATTCCCGCACACGTCGAGAAAATCGGGATCACGGTCACGATTCATGACGCGGAAAGCCGCCGTCAAAACTTTGGACAAGTATCAAACGCATTCGTCCGGCTCGTCGACGACTCTACAAATGAAGAGCTGCTTCGTTTTGATTTAGGCGAGGATTTTTCGATTGAGACAGCGGTAGTGGTTTGTGAGCTGTACCGCAACGGATCAGATTGGAAATTTAACGCCATCGGCAGCGGTTTTTCCGGGGGATTGGCATCCCTTTGCCGCAATTACGGCTTACAAGTTTAG